The following are from one region of the Sorghum bicolor cultivar BTx623 chromosome 2, Sorghum_bicolor_NCBIv3, whole genome shotgun sequence genome:
- the LOC8077533 gene encoding probable serine/threonine-protein kinase PBL7, with protein sequence MDCCFPCLRGAKKKEKQPPEKPQIRPASVVDAEKPKQRPSSSVTKQDSFDFNMESANKGIVLSNGSGHNQIAAQTFSFRDLAAATSNFRADCLLGEGGFGRVYRGYLDSVSQVVAIKQLDRNGLQGNREFLVEVLMLSLLHHPNLVSLIGYCADGDQRLLVYEYMPLGSLEDHLHDPSPDKARLDWNTRMKIAAGAAKGLEYLHDASPPVIYRDLKCSNILLGERYHPKLSDFGLAKLGPIGDKTHVSTRVMGTYGYCAPEYAMTGQLTLKSDIYSFGVVLLEIITGQRAIDNTRAGGEQNLVAWARPLFKDRRKFPLMADPALEGQYPPRGLYQALAVAAMCVQEQPSMRPLIGDVVTALTYLASQTYDPEAHANSHLVAPGTPPRTRTRIRSHGAADQRGSG encoded by the exons ATGGACTGCTGCTTCCCCTGCCTCCGAGGGgccaagaagaaggagaagcagCCGCCGGAGAAGCCCCAGATCCGCCCCGCCTCAG ttgttgaTGCAGAGAAACCCAAACAGCGTCCGTCGTCTAGTGTGACGAAGCAGGATTCATTCGATTTCAACATGGAATCTGCAAACAAGGGCATTGTCCTGAGCAATGGATCTGGCCACAACCAAATCGCTGCGCAAACCTTCAGTTTCAGGGACCTCGCAGCAGCCACGAGCAACTTCAGAGCTGATTGCCTTCTTGGTGAGGGTGGCTTTGGACGGGTGTACAGAGGCTATCTGGACAGTGTCAGCCAG GTTGTTGCTATAAAGCAGCTTGACCGTAACGGATTACAAGGCAACAGGGAGTTTCTTGTTGAAGTTCTGATGTTGAGCTTGCTGCATCACCCAAATCTTGTCAGTCTTATTGGCTACTGTGCTGATGGGGATCAGAggcttttggtttatgagtataTGCCTCTAGGTTCTCTTGAGGATCACCTTCATG ATCCTTCCCCAGATAAGGCACGGCTTGACTGGAATACAAGGATGAAGATAGCTGCTGGTGCAGCGAAAGGGCTAGAGTATTTGCATGATGCCAGTCCTCCTGTCATATACCGGGACTTGAAATGTTCAAACATCTTGCTTGGAGAGAGGTATCACCCAAAGTTGTCTGATTTTGGATTGGCAAAGCTTGGTCCAATCGGTGACAAAACTCATGTTTCCACAAGAGTGATGGGGACATATGGGTATTGTGCTCCTGAGTATGCTATGACCGGACAGTTGACCCTAAAGTCGGACATTTATAGCTTCGGTGTAGTCCTTTTGGAGATCATTACAGGACAAAGGGCTATTGACAACACCCGGGCTGGAGGGGAGCAAAATCTTGTTGCATGG GCCCGGCCATTGTTCAAAGACAGGAGGAAATTTCCCCTGATGGCAGACCCTGCACTAGAGGGGCAGTATCCTCCAAGGGGATTGTACCAGGCCCTTGCTGTCGCTGCAATGTGCGTCCAAGAGCAACCGAGCATGAGACCGCTGATCGGGGATGTGGTTACAGCCCTCACCTACCTTGCCTCCCAGACCTACGATCCGGAAGCACATGCCAATTCACACTTGGTAGCTCcagggacaccaccacggactaGGACCAGGATTCGAAGCCATGGTGCTGCAGATCAGAGGGGAAGTGGCTAA